The following coding sequences lie in one Deltaproteobacteria bacterium genomic window:
- a CDS encoding DUF3096 domain-containing protein — MYLVVEPLAALVAGILILTIPRLLNYVVAISLIVIDVFGLAGR, encoded by the coding sequence ATGTATCTGGTCGTGGAACCTTTGGCCGCATTAGTGGCCGGCATATTGATTCTCACGATCCCGCGACTGTTGAACTACGTCGTGGCGATCTCCTTAATCGTGATCGACGTTTTTGGCCTCGCCGGAAGGTGA
- a CDS encoding lipid-binding SYLF domain-containing protein: MHSTNMLIAFASLLALTLDPSRPVNAEEHTVATEAPQSAKAATSIEAKTQLAARAAEVLNETMKIPDQGIPVDLLSRAECVAVFPATLKAGFIVGAQYGYGLVSCQQTESAKWGAPAFFTLAGGSVGLQIGAKATDLILLVMNKDGMKGLLDAKVTLGADLGVSAGPVGRDASAATDVMLKSSILSYSQSEGLFAGVDLAGSVLSYDEDATKELYRQTWDAETVLSGNKEAAPAVRVFSQTLEKYAPQRLARERP, translated from the coding sequence ATGCACTCAACGAATATGCTTATTGCCTTCGCTTCACTTCTCGCATTGACTTTGGACCCGTCGAGACCGGTGAATGCTGAGGAACACACCGTGGCGACCGAAGCACCTCAGTCGGCCAAGGCAGCCACAAGTATTGAAGCGAAAACCCAGCTAGCCGCCCGCGCCGCAGAGGTGCTGAACGAAACTATGAAGATCCCAGATCAGGGCATTCCGGTCGATCTGCTCAGTCGCGCCGAATGTGTTGCCGTATTCCCCGCAACCCTCAAAGCCGGATTTATCGTTGGGGCTCAATATGGCTACGGTCTGGTGAGCTGCCAGCAGACAGAGTCCGCCAAATGGGGAGCGCCGGCGTTCTTCACACTTGCCGGAGGAAGCGTGGGTTTGCAGATTGGCGCGAAGGCGACGGACTTGATCCTGCTAGTCATGAATAAAGACGGCATGAAAGGCTTGCTCGATGCAAAAGTCACGCTTGGGGCAGACCTAGGGGTGTCGGCTGGGCCAGTAGGGCGCGATGCCAGCGCAGCCACAGACGTGATGCTGAAATCCTCCATCTTGAGTTATTCGCAGAGCGAGGGGCTTTTCGCTGGGGTAGACCTTGCTGGGTCAGTCTTGAGCTATGACGAAGACGCGACCAAAGAACTCTATCGTCAGACATGGGACGCGGAAACTGTTCTTTCCGGGAACAAAGAGGCGGCGCCTGCTGTGAGAGTGTTCTCGCAGACACTCGAGAAATACGCGCCACAACGGCTGGCGCGAGAACGACCATAG
- a CDS encoding OmpA family protein — MRLAKTNPNLLYVAVGAVCLIGATGVGCAARNNQALERARASYMQARQDPQLVTHAPIALQEAETALNKAEQTWEETGKQKEVDHLAYVTERKIDLARTTAQSKAAEVEMQQLGEERERVRLEARTHEAERAQQQAAARGREAEQARLQAQEAADRAHQLEDELAALKAKQTERGLVLTLNDVLFEYDKADLKDGAMRNLYPLVTFLRENPERNLVIEGHTDSLGSDSYNFDLSERRAGAVQSFLLQNGISPMRIVARGYGETYPVTSNDTEAGRQQNRRVEVVILHEGELAASGMR; from the coding sequence ATGAGACTAGCCAAGACTAATCCTAACCTCTTGTATGTCGCAGTCGGTGCGGTGTGTCTGATAGGCGCTACAGGAGTGGGGTGTGCGGCGAGAAATAATCAGGCGCTAGAGCGGGCTCGCGCCTCATATATGCAGGCCCGACAAGATCCTCAACTCGTCACTCACGCGCCGATCGCATTGCAAGAGGCCGAGACAGCGCTGAATAAAGCCGAGCAGACCTGGGAGGAAACCGGCAAGCAGAAAGAAGTAGACCACCTCGCCTACGTGACCGAAAGAAAAATCGATCTCGCCCGGACGACGGCCCAGAGCAAAGCTGCTGAAGTCGAGATGCAGCAGTTAGGTGAAGAGCGGGAACGCGTGCGTCTAGAAGCGCGCACGCACGAGGCTGAACGGGCGCAACAGCAAGCAGCGGCTCGTGGTCGGGAAGCCGAGCAAGCCAGGCTACAGGCCCAGGAGGCCGCGGATCGCGCGCACCAGCTCGAGGACGAACTGGCTGCACTCAAAGCCAAGCAGACTGAGCGCGGTTTAGTGCTCACCTTAAATGATGTGCTGTTTGAGTATGACAAGGCTGATCTCAAGGATGGGGCTATGCGCAATCTCTATCCCCTGGTGACGTTCCTCAGGGAAAATCCCGAACGGAATCTTGTCATTGAGGGTCATACCGACAGCCTGGGTTCCGATTCCTACAACTTCGATCTCTCTGAGCGGCGGGCAGGAGCGGTGCAAAGCTTTCTGTTGCAAAACGGCATCAGCCCGATGCGGATTGTCGCTCGTGGCTACGGGGAGACATATCCGGTGACCTCGAACGATACCGAGGCCGGCCGCCAGCAGAATCGCCGTGTGGAAGTGGTGATCCTGCATGAAGGCGAGCTTGCCGCCAGCGGGATGAGATAA
- a CDS encoding DUF4398 domain-containing protein encodes MSKQTTLRQWIGVPLVCGVLGAVGCSATRPPTETAAVAQAELATRQATESKAAQYAPAGLRLAQEKLDGARAAMAEEHHERARRLAEQALVDAQLAESRAESESTRQTAGELRRSIEALRVEAERAAAAY; translated from the coding sequence ATGAGCAAACAAACAACATTACGACAATGGATCGGTGTGCCCCTCGTCTGTGGGGTACTTGGGGCGGTAGGCTGCAGCGCGACGCGACCTCCGACGGAAACCGCCGCCGTCGCGCAAGCGGAGCTGGCCACGCGCCAAGCTACTGAGAGCAAGGCCGCTCAGTATGCTCCTGCGGGACTGCGCCTTGCTCAGGAGAAATTAGACGGCGCTCGGGCAGCCATGGCTGAGGAGCACCACGAGAGGGCTCGCCGCCTAGCCGAACAGGCCTTGGTGGATGCGCAACTCGCCGAATCGAGAGCCGAGTCTGAGAGCACCCGGCAAACCGCAGGGGAACTGCGTCGTAGCATCGAAGCCCTACGCGTCGAGGCAGAACGAGCTGCTGCCGCTTATTAA
- a CDS encoding response regulator: protein MADRGVRVLLVEDDEEDALLVREWLAESETVKFDVAWVRTYQAALESSERGQPDVYLVDYQLGQYSGVDLIRTLIARGGIAPVILLTGMGSRKVDMEAMQAGAADYIAKKQLSADMLERAIRYALERKRAEVALQTARDELELRVQERTAELVAANEALRVEITERQRAEEKLRQSERLAAITTAAARLAHEIGNPLNGLATTVQILERYLGQHKHLADAMLSSTVQDLTHEMSRLQSLLQGWRALARPQQLNLQPTSLAALTAEALRAQVSYYVERGIHLEQVFPPELPLVMADQEKLAQVLLNLCKNAVEAMPQGGTLMIRGCGTGTQVSLEVSDTGVGIAEGLSIFEPFATTKEAGTGLGLAIVQQIIAAHGETIVYSSTPGQGTTFTLTLPIAVVENQNEADQPPAAALKA, encoded by the coding sequence ATGGCTGATCGCGGTGTGCGAGTGCTGCTTGTCGAGGATGATGAGGAAGATGCGCTGCTCGTCCGTGAGTGGTTGGCTGAGAGCGAGACGGTCAAGTTCGATGTGGCGTGGGTAAGAACCTATCAGGCTGCCCTGGAGTCCAGCGAACGCGGCCAACCTGACGTGTATCTGGTGGACTACCAGTTGGGTCAATACAGTGGCGTGGATCTCATACGCACCCTGATCGCGCGGGGCGGTATAGCGCCGGTAATCCTACTGACGGGGATGGGAAGCCGCAAAGTGGATATGGAGGCGATGCAAGCCGGTGCGGCGGATTATATCGCGAAGAAGCAGCTCAGCGCGGATATGTTGGAGCGCGCCATTCGCTATGCCTTGGAACGCAAGCGCGCCGAAGTCGCGCTGCAGACAGCCCGCGATGAATTAGAGCTGCGAGTGCAAGAACGCACCGCGGAGTTAGTTGCAGCTAACGAGGCATTACGTGTTGAAATAACTGAGCGTCAGCGCGCCGAGGAAAAACTCCGCCAGAGCGAGCGTCTTGCCGCCATCACTACTGCTGCGGCCAGGTTGGCCCATGAAATCGGCAATCCCCTCAACGGCTTGGCGACGACCGTGCAGATCCTTGAGCGCTACCTTGGCCAGCACAAACACCTCGCGGATGCTATGCTGAGCTCGACCGTACAAGATCTCACGCACGAGATGAGCCGTTTGCAATCTCTGCTGCAGGGGTGGCGCGCGCTGGCCCGCCCACAGCAACTGAACCTTCAGCCGACCTCGCTCGCCGCACTGACTGCTGAGGCCCTCAGGGCGCAAGTGTCCTATTATGTTGAGCGAGGTATCCACCTCGAGCAGGTCTTCCCCCCAGAGTTACCTTTGGTCATGGCCGATCAAGAGAAGCTAGCGCAGGTGTTGCTCAACCTCTGCAAGAATGCTGTCGAGGCTATGCCCCAGGGCGGCACGCTCATGATCCGCGGGTGCGGCACAGGAACGCAGGTGTCGCTGGAAGTCAGCGACACAGGAGTCGGCATAGCGGAGGGGCTTAGTATCTTTGAGCCGTTCGCCACCACAAAAGAAGCCGGGACGGGCTTAGGGCTGGCGATTGTGCAGCAGATCATTGCAGCCCACGGAGAGACCATTGTCTATAGTAGTACACCTGGCCAGGGCACGACATTCACCCTGACACTGCCCATCGCTGTGGTGGAAAACCAGAACGAGGCCGACCAACCGCCAGCCGCTGCGCTGAAAGCCTGA
- a CDS encoding response regulator, whose protein sequence is MAQRGRAITILIADDDAEDRTMMEEAFAESHLANPLRFVEDGEELMDYLYRRGLYSEPASAPRPGLILLDLNMPKKDGRKALQEIKGDRTLRQIPVIILTTSKAEQDIYRSYDLGVNSFITKPVTFTALMETVKTFGKYWFDIVELPPDHTRK, encoded by the coding sequence ATGGCCCAACGAGGAAGAGCGATTACCATCCTGATTGCGGATGACGATGCCGAAGATCGGACGATGATGGAGGAGGCCTTTGCCGAAAGCCACCTCGCCAATCCCCTCCGGTTCGTCGAAGATGGCGAAGAACTGATGGATTACCTGTACCGCCGTGGCCTCTATAGCGAGCCAGCGAGCGCACCGCGCCCGGGTCTTATTCTGCTCGACCTCAATATGCCCAAGAAAGATGGGCGTAAGGCGCTGCAGGAGATCAAAGGCGACCGCACGTTACGGCAAATCCCGGTCATTATACTGACAACGTCAAAGGCTGAACAAGACATCTATCGTTCTTATGACCTAGGCGTCAACTCGTTTATCACCAAACCGGTGACGTTTACGGCGCTGATGGAGACGGTGAAGACATTCGGCAAGTATTGGTTCGACATTGTTGAACTGCCCCCTGACCACACGAGGAAATAA
- a CDS encoding sigma-54-dependent Fis family transcriptional regulator: MKGTILVAEDEALSRKNVCRVLQEEGYQVHEAVDGRAALAAIDTSDFDVVLTDLQMPGADGLAVLKHVREVAPQTFVLIMTAFATVDTSVAALQLGAQDYLLKPIVFEDVLRKVHNLIEHKDLAWENQMLRREVNKRAAPTELVGQSQTMRDIHTLIEKVASSTATVLITGESGVGKEVIARAVHLRSPRADKIFLPVNCGAIPENLLESQLFGHVRGAFTGAVSAQEGLFQRARSGTIFLDEIGEMPVNLQVKLLRVIEEKEVLPVGATNSVQVDVRILAATNRNLAKEMEAGRFREDLYYRINVINIHIPTLGERREDIPLLVEYLIQRHNVEMKRSYKGTDNAAMKILMSLPWKGNVRELDNVLERAMILGNGEWITPADLPSGEEVSEGKPHPALGGRLKDAVQAYERSYIENVLKDTRCDRTRVAKLLGLSRSSLYRKMEHLGIPVCNG; encoded by the coding sequence ATGAAGGGAACTATTCTCGTAGCCGAGGACGAAGCGTTATCCCGAAAGAACGTTTGCCGTGTCCTGCAAGAGGAAGGCTATCAGGTGCACGAGGCAGTCGATGGCCGGGCGGCGCTCGCGGCAATCGATACCAGCGACTTTGACGTGGTGCTGACCGATCTGCAGATGCCTGGCGCCGATGGGCTTGCGGTCCTGAAACACGTGCGCGAGGTGGCTCCACAAACCTTTGTGCTGATCATGACGGCCTTCGCAACGGTGGACACCTCGGTAGCGGCTCTGCAGCTCGGTGCCCAAGATTATCTCCTGAAACCCATCGTCTTCGAAGACGTGTTGCGCAAGGTCCACAACCTGATCGAGCACAAAGATCTCGCTTGGGAAAACCAAATGCTGCGGCGCGAGGTTAACAAACGCGCCGCCCCGACGGAGCTGGTCGGACAGAGCCAGACTATGCGCGACATCCACACCTTGATAGAGAAGGTGGCCTCCTCCACGGCCACCGTACTCATCACGGGCGAGAGTGGAGTGGGGAAAGAGGTCATCGCGCGCGCCGTTCATCTGCGTAGCCCGCGCGCAGACAAGATCTTTCTGCCGGTCAACTGCGGCGCGATCCCCGAAAACCTGCTCGAGAGCCAACTCTTTGGTCATGTGAGAGGGGCGTTCACCGGCGCCGTCAGTGCGCAAGAGGGGCTGTTTCAACGCGCGCGATCAGGCACGATCTTTTTGGACGAAATTGGCGAAATGCCTGTCAACCTGCAGGTCAAGCTGCTGCGCGTGATCGAAGAGAAAGAGGTGCTGCCGGTTGGCGCTACCAACTCGGTACAGGTGGATGTGCGCATTCTCGCCGCCACCAACCGGAATCTCGCAAAAGAAATGGAGGCGGGCCGATTTCGCGAGGATTTGTACTACCGCATCAATGTCATCAATATCCACATCCCGACCCTGGGCGAACGACGGGAGGATATTCCACTCCTAGTTGAGTATCTGATCCAGCGTCACAACGTCGAGATGAAAAGATCGTACAAGGGAACCGATAATGCTGCAATGAAGATTCTCATGTCCCTACCGTGGAAAGGCAACGTGCGTGAGCTTGACAACGTGCTGGAGCGCGCCATGATTTTAGGCAATGGCGAATGGATCACGCCCGCCGATCTGCCGTCCGGAGAGGAAGTGTCCGAAGGCAAACCCCATCCGGCGCTCGGAGGCCGGCTGAAAGACGCCGTTCAGGCCTATGAGAGGAGCTACATTGAAAACGTGCTGAAGGACACAAGATGCGACAGAACGCGTGTCGCCAAACTCTTGGGCTTGAGCCGCTCTTCGCTGTACCGCAAGATGGAACACCTTGGCATCCCGGTCTGTAACGGATAG
- a CDS encoding OmpA family protein: MTRTVSWSIFVLAGVALLASCAQPLSTREKGALVGGGLGAATGAIIGAAVGSPGAGAAIGGALGGVGGGLVGDQLQQREQVAEEQQQMIDQQRQELARNHELLEELRRQNLDARETDRGVVVNLPDVLFEFGRATLTFSAQEKVHGIAGVLNDRARDRQVSIEGHADALGSDAFNQQLSERRAESVAIALADSGVSHSRITTRGFGERYPIAPNANPDGTDNPAGREKNRRVEVVIQN; encoded by the coding sequence ATGACTCGGACTGTATCATGGAGTATTTTCGTCCTCGCCGGAGTAGCGCTGCTGGCGAGTTGCGCGCAGCCGTTATCGACACGTGAAAAAGGGGCGCTAGTAGGTGGCGGCTTAGGGGCGGCCACGGGTGCGATTATCGGCGCGGCGGTTGGCAGCCCCGGTGCCGGCGCGGCGATCGGCGGCGCACTCGGCGGAGTTGGCGGCGGCTTAGTGGGCGATCAACTGCAACAGCGCGAGCAGGTTGCCGAAGAGCAACAACAGATGATCGACCAACAACGACAGGAGCTGGCGCGCAACCACGAACTTTTAGAGGAACTCCGGCGACAAAATCTCGACGCGCGCGAGACCGACCGCGGCGTAGTCGTGAATCTACCAGATGTCTTGTTTGAATTTGGCCGAGCCACTCTCACCTTCAGTGCTCAGGAGAAAGTGCACGGCATCGCGGGGGTGTTGAATGATCGCGCCAGGGATCGCCAAGTGTCGATCGAGGGACACGCCGACGCGCTCGGCAGCGACGCATTCAATCAGCAGCTTTCCGAGCGTCGAGCGGAGAGCGTAGCGATTGCGCTGGCGGATTCTGGGGTCAGTCACAGTCGAATCACGACCCGAGGCTTTGGCGAGCGCTATCCAATCGCGCCGAACGCCAATCCGGATGGGACTGACAACCCAGCTGGTAGGGAAAAGAACCGCCGCGTGGAAGTAGTGATCCAGAACTAA
- a CDS encoding ABC transporter substrate-binding protein: MSKNPYPVPLAKSLVVMSVFFVGCLFWSVSAWAANSPLDMIRSSTNQALAVLADPVDRGKEQRQQRIEKMWEIVLPRFDTEEIAQRSLGVNWHKLTEEQRKEFVRLFIQLVKKNYGSTLEHYTADAQFFFDHEQIEGDHAEVQTRILAPSQDKSFSLVYRLHREGDAWLIHDVVAENVSLVQNYRNQFSRILDKSSGAGLIDALKQKLAELEAT, from the coding sequence ATGAGCAAGAATCCGTATCCAGTGCCGTTAGCGAAATCTTTGGTTGTCATGAGTGTGTTTTTTGTTGGTTGTCTGTTCTGGTCTGTCAGCGCTTGGGCAGCCAACTCTCCATTGGACATGATCCGCTCTAGCACGAACCAGGCGCTTGCCGTTCTCGCAGACCCCGTTGATCGGGGCAAAGAACAGCGCCAGCAGCGGATCGAGAAGATGTGGGAGATCGTTTTACCCCGATTCGACACCGAGGAGATCGCCCAGCGCTCTCTTGGCGTCAATTGGCATAAACTCACGGAAGAACAAAGAAAAGAGTTTGTGCGATTGTTCATTCAGTTAGTGAAGAAGAACTACGGTAGCACGCTCGAACATTACACCGCGGACGCCCAGTTCTTCTTTGACCACGAACAGATCGAAGGTGACCATGCCGAGGTGCAGACCCGGATCTTGGCTCCTTCCCAAGACAAATCCTTTTCCCTGGTCTACCGGCTGCATCGAGAAGGGGACGCGTGGCTGATCCACGATGTGGTCGCGGAGAATGTAAGCCTGGTACAGAACTACCGCAATCAATTCTCCCGCATTCTCGATAAGTCCTCCGGCGCAGGACTCATTGACGCGCTCAAGCAAAAACTCGCGGAGCTTGAGGCAACGTAG
- a CDS encoding sigma-70 family RNA polymerase sigma factor has protein sequence MKPMTQLRRDLDYNGLPLRESPSAIRPPVLDKESVSEENGWNKRQATLESVADADRELVSQSCAGSKEAFEHLVLRHKDRLYTLACHMLGDRTEAEDITQETFLRAYERLEEFRGDARFSTWLHRICHNLCVNRFQRKERNSSNGSAPEAVPSSTVGSCDQLLVKERQQLMNWALSRLKVEFREAVLLYHTNHLSYEEIAEVLGAPVGTVRSRIHRGREELKEMLRPYFAEA, from the coding sequence ATGAAACCTATGACTCAGTTGCGCCGTGATCTTGACTACAATGGCCTACCTCTACGCGAATCGCCCAGCGCGATCCGGCCGCCCGTTCTCGATAAAGAGTCAGTCTCCGAAGAGAATGGCTGGAACAAGAGGCAGGCCACGCTAGAATCAGTCGCCGATGCTGACCGAGAATTGGTCTCACAGTCTTGCGCCGGGAGTAAAGAGGCATTCGAGCATCTGGTCCTTCGTCATAAGGATCGGTTGTATACTCTGGCGTGTCACATGTTGGGAGATCGTACTGAAGCTGAGGATATCACCCAAGAAACTTTTCTGCGCGCCTATGAACGCCTCGAAGAATTTCGCGGCGATGCGCGGTTTTCTACCTGGCTGCATCGCATCTGCCATAACTTGTGTGTCAACCGCTTCCAGAGAAAAGAGAGAAACTCAAGCAATGGATCCGCGCCTGAAGCAGTACCAAGCTCGACAGTCGGATCATGTGACCAATTGCTAGTCAAGGAACGACAGCAGCTGATGAATTGGGCGCTGTCGCGTCTGAAAGTAGAATTTCGTGAAGCCGTACTTTTATACCATACAAACCATTTGTCGTATGAAGAAATCGCCGAGGTGCTGGGGGCTCCAGTCGGTACTGTGCGGTCTCGCATACACCGTGGCCGAGAAGAGCTGAAGGAAATGCTGCGCCCGTACTTTGCAGAGGCCTAG
- a CDS encoding BON domain-containing protein has translation MIGKSKLRSAALAVSVSLALTLSAFAQGQNTGSKSPSPGGVPSSEETATQQPSEQALKGMKDQAATEADRMLNQRIRQALTGDRTLAALIQKIHIDTANGEVTLHGSVATDKQKADLAAKVQQVAGVKKVENQLQTASN, from the coding sequence ATGATTGGAAAAAGTAAACTCCGCTCTGCTGCACTAGCAGTGAGCGTATCGTTAGCGCTGACGCTGTCCGCCTTTGCGCAAGGCCAAAACACAGGCTCTAAGTCGCCTAGCCCTGGCGGCGTCCCTTCTTCTGAAGAGACAGCAACACAGCAGCCGTCCGAGCAGGCGCTGAAAGGCATGAAGGACCAAGCCGCCACCGAAGCCGATCGCATGCTCAACCAGCGCATTCGGCAGGCCTTGACTGGGGATAGGACGCTCGCCGCCCTCATCCAGAAGATACATATCGACACTGCCAACGGCGAAGTCACGCTGCACGGCTCCGTCGCGACTGACAAACAGAAGGCCGACCTTGCCGCCAAAGTCCAACAGGTGGCAGGCGTCAAAAAAGTGGAGAACCAACTTCAAACAGCCTCGAACTAG
- a CDS encoding alpha-1,4-glucan--maltose-1-phosphate maltosyltransferase translates to MKTSAMTDGQIRAAITNVQPEIEHGRFPIKRTVGEKVVVEADIFTDGHDALAAVLLYRHEKEQQWREVPLLPLANDHWRGEFVVGELGRYVYTVHAWVDRFTSWRHALTKKVEAGQDIIVDLLIGAQLFDEASVRAAGREAGKLKEWAGVLRLARESPLSQRTQLALAEELAPLVAQYPDRRGALTYDKELVVVVEREHARFSTWYEMFPRSCSLEPGRHGAFKDCEARLPYVAAMGFDVLYFPPIHPIGRTYRKGKNNTFSAGPHDPGSPWAIGAEEGGHQAIHPQLGTLADFRRLVDKAREQGIEIALDLALQCTPDHPYVEEHLEWFRHRPDGSIQYAENPPKKYQDIYPFDFDTDHWQTLWEELKSIVLFWIAQDIRVFRVDNPHTKPFRFWEWLISVVKKEHPEVIFLSEAFTRPKVMYRLAQLGFSQSYTYFAWRTTKPEIMQYFTELTQTEVREYFRPNLWPNTPDILTEYLQLGGRAAFIVRLVLAATLGANYGIYGPAFELCENCPREAGSEEYLDSEKYEIRWWDLSKPESLRDVIARVNRIRRENPALQRDWSLRFHRIENDQLLCYSKSTEDYANVILVVVNLDPHHTHSDWMELSLETLGLDPQQPYQAHDLLSDARYLWSGARNYIELNPQVMPAHVFRIRRRVRTERDFDYYM, encoded by the coding sequence ATGAAGACATCCGCGATGACGGACGGTCAGATACGAGCAGCGATTACGAACGTACAGCCTGAGATCGAGCATGGCCGCTTTCCCATCAAGCGAACAGTTGGTGAGAAAGTCGTTGTCGAAGCCGATATCTTTACTGATGGACACGACGCCTTGGCCGCCGTTCTCCTCTACCGTCATGAAAAGGAGCAACAGTGGCGCGAGGTGCCGCTCCTTCCCCTCGCGAACGATCACTGGCGGGGCGAGTTTGTTGTCGGCGAACTTGGGCGCTATGTCTACACCGTACACGCCTGGGTCGATCGCTTCACGTCCTGGCGTCACGCCCTGACAAAGAAAGTCGAGGCAGGGCAGGATATTATCGTCGATCTTCTGATTGGCGCCCAGCTCTTTGATGAGGCGAGCGTGCGCGCCGCTGGGCGAGAAGCTGGAAAGCTGAAGGAATGGGCTGGAGTGTTGCGGCTGGCGCGAGAATCGCCGCTTTCTCAACGTACGCAGCTCGCCCTGGCGGAGGAGTTAGCGCCGCTGGTCGCGCAATACCCGGACCGGCGGGGTGCGTTGACCTATGACAAAGAGCTTGTGGTGGTTGTAGAGCGAGAGCACGCGCGTTTCAGCACCTGGTATGAGATGTTCCCCCGTTCATGCTCCCTGGAGCCGGGGCGGCATGGCGCTTTCAAAGACTGCGAGGCGCGTCTGCCCTACGTAGCAGCGATGGGCTTCGACGTCCTCTATTTCCCGCCGATTCATCCTATCGGTCGCACCTACCGCAAAGGTAAGAACAATACCTTCAGCGCCGGTCCGCATGATCCGGGCAGCCCTTGGGCGATTGGCGCCGAGGAAGGGGGACACCAGGCGATTCATCCTCAGCTCGGCACGCTCGCGGACTTCAGGCGGTTGGTAGATAAAGCGCGGGAACAGGGGATCGAGATCGCCTTGGACCTGGCGTTGCAGTGCACCCCGGATCATCCGTATGTCGAGGAACATCTGGAGTGGTTTCGTCACCGCCCCGACGGCAGTATCCAGTATGCCGAGAACCCCCCCAAGAAGTATCAGGACATCTACCCTTTTGATTTTGACACGGACCACTGGCAAACGCTGTGGGAGGAATTGAAAAGTATCGTGCTCTTCTGGATTGCGCAGGATATTCGCGTCTTTCGGGTGGACAATCCCCACACGAAACCCTTTCGTTTCTGGGAATGGCTGATCAGCGTCGTCAAGAAAGAGCACCCTGAAGTAATTTTCCTCTCTGAGGCGTTCACTCGTCCTAAGGTGATGTACCGCCTCGCGCAGTTGGGCTTTAGTCAGTCCTACACCTACTTCGCTTGGCGCACTACGAAACCGGAGATCATGCAGTATTTCACTGAGTTGACACAGACGGAAGTGCGCGAATACTTCCGTCCGAATCTGTGGCCGAACACGCCGGACATTCTCACTGAATATTTGCAACTTGGCGGGCGAGCGGCGTTTATCGTACGACTGGTGTTAGCGGCGACTCTGGGTGCCAATTACGGTATCTACGGCCCGGCCTTTGAACTTTGTGAAAACTGTCCCCGAGAAGCGGGCAGTGAGGAGTATCTCGATTCGGAAAAGTATGAGATCCGCTGGTGGGATCTTAGCAAGCCCGAAAGCTTACGCGATGTGATTGCACGGGTGAATCGCATTCGCCGCGAGAATCCCGCCCTGCAGCGTGATTGGAGTCTACGCTTTCACCGGATCGAAAACGACCAACTCCTCTGTTACAGCAAGAGTACGGAAGATTATGCAAATGTCATTCTAGTAGTGGTGAATTTAGATCCTCATCACACCCACTCAGACTGGATGGAACTGTCGCTGGAAACGCTGGGACTTGATCCTCAGCAGCCCTATCAGGCGCACGACCTGCTCAGTGATGCGCGTTACCTCTGGTCGGGGGCGCGCAACTATATCGAACTCAATCCCCAGGTGATGCCAGCGCATGTTTTCCGCATCCGCCGTCGCGTGCGTACGGAGCGAGATTTTGACTACTATATGTGA